The following are encoded in a window of Mycobacterium sp. ELW1 genomic DNA:
- a CDS encoding carboxyl transferase domain-containing protein, which yields MPVLSTDVDTNSDTYLGNVQVQSAAVAALREQLELVAAGGGPRYVQRHHDRGRLLARERIELLVDRDAPFVELSALAAWGTEFNVGAAIVTGVGVVSGTECMIIAHDPTVRGGTMNPYTLRKNLRALEIARVNRLPVVYLVESGGADLPTQAELFVPAGRIFHELTELSAMGIPSIALVFGNSTAGGAYVPGMCDYAILVDKQAKVFLGGPPLVKMATGEDADDEALGGADMHTRVSGLGDYFAKDEVDAIRIGRDVVTHLNWRKLGPGPTQPADEPLYDTEELLGIASGDSKMPFDPREVIARIADGSRFSEYKPRWGTSIATGWASIHGFPVGILANTRGVLFSEESKKATEFILLANQTDTPLIFLQNVTGYMVGTEYEQGGIIKDGAKMINAVTNSTVPHITVNMGGSFGAGNYGMSGRAYDPRFMFSWPNAKLAVMGAAQLAGVLSIVGKAAAQSAGREFDHEADAARTAEIEAQIERESHAFYVSARIYDDGVIDPRDTRSVLGLALSATHSNAIEGRRGFGVFRM from the coding sequence ATGCCGGTCTTGAGTACTGACGTCGACACCAACTCGGACACCTACCTCGGCAACGTCCAGGTGCAATCGGCCGCGGTCGCCGCTCTGCGGGAGCAACTCGAACTCGTCGCAGCCGGCGGCGGTCCACGCTACGTGCAACGCCACCATGACCGTGGCCGCCTGCTGGCACGAGAGCGAATCGAATTGTTGGTGGACCGCGACGCACCGTTCGTGGAACTGTCCGCCCTTGCCGCCTGGGGTACCGAATTCAACGTCGGTGCCGCCATCGTCACCGGCGTCGGCGTGGTCAGCGGAACCGAGTGCATGATCATCGCTCACGACCCCACCGTTCGCGGTGGGACGATGAACCCCTACACATTGCGAAAGAACTTGAGAGCGCTCGAGATCGCGCGCGTCAATCGACTGCCGGTGGTCTACCTCGTCGAGTCCGGCGGTGCCGACCTGCCCACCCAAGCAGAACTCTTCGTTCCCGCGGGAAGGATCTTCCACGAGCTGACCGAACTGTCGGCGATGGGCATACCGAGCATCGCGCTGGTATTCGGCAACTCAACCGCCGGTGGCGCCTACGTGCCCGGCATGTGCGACTACGCCATCTTGGTCGACAAGCAGGCCAAGGTGTTTCTCGGCGGCCCTCCCCTGGTGAAGATGGCCACCGGCGAGGACGCCGACGACGAGGCGCTCGGTGGTGCCGACATGCACACGCGCGTCTCCGGGCTCGGTGACTACTTCGCAAAGGACGAGGTCGACGCAATCCGGATCGGGCGTGACGTCGTCACTCACCTCAATTGGCGCAAGCTCGGACCGGGACCCACACAGCCTGCCGACGAACCGCTTTACGACACCGAAGAACTGCTCGGCATCGCGTCGGGCGATTCCAAGATGCCGTTCGACCCGAGGGAAGTCATCGCACGGATTGCGGACGGATCTCGATTCTCCGAGTACAAGCCGCGCTGGGGCACCAGCATCGCCACGGGGTGGGCGTCGATCCACGGCTTCCCCGTGGGAATCCTTGCCAACACGCGTGGCGTGCTGTTCTCCGAAGAATCCAAGAAGGCAACCGAATTCATCCTTCTGGCAAACCAGACCGACACACCGCTGATCTTTCTTCAGAACGTCACCGGTTACATGGTGGGCACCGAATACGAACAGGGCGGCATCATCAAAGACGGCGCCAAGATGATCAACGCCGTCACCAACAGCACCGTGCCGCACATCACCGTCAACATGGGCGGATCGTTCGGTGCCGGGAATTACGGTATGTCCGGCCGAGCCTACGACCCGCGGTTCATGTTCAGCTGGCCCAACGCCAAGCTCGCGGTGATGGGCGCCGCCCAGCTGGCCGGTGTGCTGTCCATCGTGGGTAAGGCCGCCGCACAATCGGCAGGACGCGAGTTCGATCACGAGGCCGACGCAGCGCGAACTGCCGAGATCGAAGCTCAGATCGAGCGGGAATCACATGCGTTCTACGTCTCGGCTCGCATCTACGACGACGGTGTTATCGACCCGCGGGATACCCGCTCGGTACTGGGATTGGCGCTGTCGGCAACACATTCCAACGCGATCGAAGGACGCCGCGGCTTCGGCGTCTTCAGGATGTGA
- a CDS encoding nitronate monooxygenase, with the protein MTSVSGPELVIAACRAGVIGAFPTHNAPSSAALDDWLDQISADLTPGCAPMAANLVVHRTNGRLDSDLISLCRHNVELVITSVGSPEPVVGPLHEIGAQVYADVASLGHAERALAAGVDGLILLSAGAGGQTGWANPFAFVRAVRRRYAGPLVLAGGITDGRSILAAQVLGVDFVYLGTKFIATDESMATPEYQAALVRSTMDDVRLSSRVGGIPANLLADWLTAACQSGDDDDARNPAFDQDQLLANRTAWSAGHSVSGVSAITPVPDLVSALVKEYGEARDQPLELAIND; encoded by the coding sequence ATGACCTCCGTTTCCGGGCCTGAACTCGTGATCGCCGCGTGCCGAGCGGGCGTGATCGGCGCCTTTCCGACTCATAACGCGCCCAGTTCCGCCGCACTCGACGACTGGCTCGACCAGATCAGCGCCGATCTGACGCCTGGGTGCGCGCCGATGGCGGCAAACCTGGTGGTTCATCGCACCAACGGGCGGCTCGACTCCGATCTGATCAGCCTTTGCCGCCACAATGTCGAACTGGTCATCACCAGTGTCGGTTCACCTGAGCCGGTTGTCGGACCACTGCACGAGATCGGCGCTCAGGTCTACGCCGACGTCGCCAGCCTCGGCCACGCCGAACGGGCACTGGCCGCGGGGGTGGATGGTCTAATTCTGCTGTCCGCCGGCGCCGGCGGACAGACAGGCTGGGCGAATCCATTCGCATTTGTCCGCGCCGTTCGCCGACGCTATGCCGGGCCCCTCGTGTTGGCCGGGGGCATCACCGACGGCAGATCGATTCTCGCCGCACAGGTTCTCGGGGTCGACTTCGTCTATCTGGGAACGAAGTTCATCGCGACTGACGAGAGTATGGCCACGCCCGAATATCAAGCCGCCCTGGTCCGTTCGACGATGGACGATGTCCGGTTGTCCAGCCGGGTCGGGGGCATCCCGGCCAATCTGCTGGCCGACTGGTTAACCGCAGCGTGCCAGTCCGGCGATGATGACGACGCCCGTAATCCGGCATTCGACCAGGACCAGTTGCTGGCCAACAGAACGGCGTGGAGCGCAGGACACAGCGTATCCGGCGTATCCGCGATCACCCCGGTGCCCGACCTGGTCAGCGCGCTCGTCAAGGAGTACGGCGAAGCACGCGATCAACCTCTGGAATTAGCGATCAATGATTAG
- a CDS encoding LuxR C-terminal-related transcriptional regulator, with protein sequence MSISLASDGTRSASTRSRTEWWSREMELVERLRVASEHIQTALGTQLTLPAVEWDVPWRAAEMISTLTHACIDRLRHTSNSAVAEANRLCDLVLGLQQLAMDWYLHDTAMRGQRLADCAAGLSRLRGLPSSTALIESACEELVLRCGFHRAVLSKVENRSWTPLVLHDRADGTETSWFSDWINQRVPLSETAPEAEMLSRRRPSLVYDTANAPVYRPLIVAAGQSRSYVVAPLVVGDEVIGFLHTDHHPLPRRVDEGDRDVLWAFADGFSHIYERAMLLERLRAQRDNVRELFFGAVDSIDQLCESGADSTRPSEVGVGESRCATEGLVDLTEREAEVLELMVTGATNQAIADQLVITEGTVKSHVKHILRKYGAVNRAQAIAWALRDR encoded by the coding sequence ATGAGCATTTCCCTGGCCAGCGACGGGACGCGTTCGGCCTCAACACGATCCAGGACCGAGTGGTGGTCGCGCGAGATGGAGTTAGTCGAACGGCTGCGGGTGGCCAGCGAGCACATTCAAACCGCCCTCGGCACGCAACTAACGCTTCCCGCTGTCGAGTGGGATGTGCCCTGGCGGGCGGCGGAGATGATCTCGACATTGACCCACGCCTGCATCGATCGGTTGCGTCACACGTCTAACAGTGCCGTGGCGGAGGCCAATCGGCTATGTGATCTGGTGTTGGGACTTCAGCAGCTGGCGATGGACTGGTACCTGCACGACACGGCGATGCGCGGCCAACGGTTGGCTGATTGTGCGGCAGGCCTGTCCAGGCTCCGCGGACTGCCCAGCTCGACGGCGCTGATCGAAAGCGCTTGTGAGGAACTCGTGTTGCGGTGCGGTTTTCACCGGGCGGTGCTGTCCAAGGTGGAGAATCGCAGCTGGACTCCGCTGGTCCTGCATGACCGGGCTGACGGTACGGAAACATCGTGGTTCAGCGACTGGATCAATCAACGGGTCCCGCTGTCGGAGACCGCGCCAGAGGCCGAGATGTTGTCGCGTCGGCGTCCCTCGCTGGTCTACGACACTGCGAATGCACCGGTGTACCGGCCCCTCATCGTCGCGGCGGGGCAGTCCCGCTCCTATGTTGTCGCACCGCTGGTGGTGGGGGACGAGGTGATCGGGTTTCTGCATACCGATCATCATCCGTTGCCGCGACGAGTCGACGAGGGCGACCGGGATGTCCTGTGGGCATTCGCCGACGGGTTCAGCCACATCTACGAGAGAGCCATGCTGCTCGAGCGCTTGCGCGCCCAGCGGGACAACGTGCGCGAGCTATTCTTCGGAGCTGTAGACAGCATCGACCAGTTATGCGAGTCGGGTGCGGACTCAACCCGCCCAAGTGAGGTCGGCGTGGGTGAATCACGTTGTGCTACAGAGGGGCTTGTTGATCTGACTGAGAGAGAGGCGGAGGTCCTCGAGCTTATGGTGACCGGTGCCACCAATCAGGCCATCGCAGACCAACTGGTCATCACAGAAGGTACCGTGAAGTCCCACGTCAAGCACATTCTGCGCAAGTACGGCGCGGTAAACCGGGCCCAGGCCATCGCCTGGGCGCTGCGGGATCGCTGA
- a CDS encoding acyclic terpene utilization AtuA family protein, with amino-acid sequence MTRPVRIGNASGFYGDRLSAMRELVDGADIDVVTGDYLAELTMLILWKSRQRDPESGYARTFLTQFGQVVQACADRGIKVVVNAGGLNPAAMGEAVRAIIADVGVDLKVAHIEGDDLMPRLDELRSAGCPFANLDTGQALWGDRAEPVTANAYLGGWGIAAALSAGADVVITGRVTDAALVVGVGAWWHGWTRTDYDALAGAVAAGHIIECGPQATGGNYSQFRDVSDRRYPGSPIAELAADGSFVITKPSGTGGLVCTGTVIAQLLYEVASPRYPNPDVLAHFDTLTVTQEGADRVLVSGTRGSAPPPALKVAMNFVGGYRNTMTMVLTGLDIEEKAGWALDELFTILGGRDRFDTVDTQLLRYDKPGPTSMSEATAHLRVSVKDRDRRKVDRAFSNAVIELYVAGYPGFHTTTPPTAASEFGIYWPTLISAQLVEHVVVHADGSREVIAPSEETAELDGSPPRPQDVRESVDLGPAAPRPLGTIVAARSGDKGGNANVGVWTDSDERWEWLRAHLTVDRFRDLVVEAADFPVHRYEFPNLRALNFLIVGFLGDGVASCTRPDPQAKALGEYLRAVHTDVPDKLVY; translated from the coding sequence ATGACGCGCCCTGTTCGGATCGGCAATGCCTCCGGCTTCTACGGAGACCGGCTCAGTGCGATGCGCGAGTTGGTCGACGGGGCCGACATCGACGTCGTCACCGGCGACTACCTTGCCGAGTTGACCATGCTGATCCTGTGGAAGTCCCGCCAGAGGGATCCCGAAAGCGGTTATGCGCGAACGTTTCTTACACAGTTCGGCCAGGTTGTCCAAGCGTGCGCCGACCGCGGGATCAAGGTGGTCGTCAACGCCGGCGGCCTGAATCCTGCCGCGATGGGCGAGGCGGTGCGCGCCATCATTGCCGACGTCGGGGTCGACCTTAAGGTCGCCCACATCGAGGGCGATGACCTCATGCCGAGGCTCGACGAGTTGCGCAGTGCCGGTTGCCCGTTCGCGAATCTCGACACCGGCCAGGCACTGTGGGGGGATCGCGCGGAGCCCGTCACTGCCAATGCCTACCTCGGTGGCTGGGGCATCGCTGCAGCGCTGTCCGCCGGAGCGGACGTCGTGATCACCGGCCGCGTGACCGATGCCGCACTCGTCGTGGGCGTCGGCGCCTGGTGGCACGGGTGGACCCGTACCGACTACGACGCGCTGGCAGGTGCCGTCGCCGCCGGCCACATCATCGAATGCGGCCCACAGGCTACCGGCGGCAACTACTCCCAATTCCGCGACGTCTCCGACCGCCGCTACCCCGGTTCGCCGATCGCCGAACTGGCCGCCGACGGAAGTTTCGTCATCACCAAACCATCCGGCACCGGCGGCCTGGTGTGTACCGGAACGGTAATCGCCCAGCTCCTCTACGAGGTAGCCTCACCGCGGTACCCGAACCCAGATGTGCTGGCGCACTTCGATACCCTGACTGTCACCCAGGAGGGCGCAGACCGCGTCCTGGTTTCGGGAACTCGCGGATCAGCACCGCCGCCGGCGCTCAAGGTCGCGATGAATTTCGTCGGCGGCTATCGCAACACGATGACCATGGTGCTGACGGGACTGGACATCGAGGAGAAAGCCGGATGGGCCCTGGACGAGCTCTTCACGATCCTAGGCGGGCGCGACCGCTTCGACACAGTTGACACCCAGTTGCTGCGCTACGACAAGCCCGGACCCACCTCCATGAGCGAGGCCACTGCCCATCTCCGGGTCAGCGTCAAGGACCGGGACCGGCGCAAGGTGGACCGCGCGTTCTCCAACGCGGTGATCGAGCTTTATGTGGCGGGCTACCCCGGCTTCCACACCACGACGCCGCCCACCGCCGCGAGTGAATTCGGGATCTATTGGCCGACTTTGATTTCCGCACAGCTCGTCGAGCACGTGGTCGTTCATGCGGATGGTTCACGTGAGGTGATCGCTCCCAGCGAAGAGACCGCCGAACTCGACGGCTCGCCCCCGCGACCTCAGGACGTCCGTGAATCCGTCGACCTCGGTCCTGCCGCCCCTCGACCGTTGGGCACGATCGTCGCAGCCCGATCGGGAGACAAGGGTGGCAATGCCAATGTCGGAGTCTGGACTGACTCCGACGAGCGATGGGAGTGGCTACGGGCCCATCTCACGGTGGACCGGTTCCGCGACCTGGTCGTCGAGGCAGCGGATTTCCCCGTGCACCGCTATGAGTTCCCCAATCTCCGGGCGCTGAACT
- a CDS encoding biotin carboxylase N-terminal domain-containing protein, whose protein sequence is MITKLLIANRGEIASRIIRTAREMDIKTVAVYSDADCHAPYVAAADESVHLPGTTPGDTYLRADLILDAAGRTGADAIHPGYGFLSENASFAAACGERGVIFVGPSPAAITAMGSKVAAKELMAQAGVPVLPGTTVQSGEDLDAERLADAAENIGYPILVKAAFGGGGRGMRIVADADSLVEAVQSAQREAASAFGDGTVFLEKFVQSPRHIEVQIFGDGHGTVVHLGERECSIQRRYQKIIEEAPSTAVDAALRDELGRAAVAAGKALGYEGAGTVEFVMAPDGSFYFLEVNTRLQVEHPVTEMVTGIDLVRAQLLVAAGEPLPVDMIDVQPRGHAIEVRLYAEDVAAGFIPVSGSLTVLDFPDVPGIRVDAGFESGSVISTFYDPMLAKVIGFADTRDAACSRLARALTETRVHGVATNRDLLIGILREPEFRSGAIDTGYLQRHDPAVLMGDHRDAVQIHALVAALADQAYRRATTAVLPGLPSGFRTLPSSDQKVSFTHGDCTIDVGYRFDRGRLNATVAGCDLPVRVLAASGESVDAEIAGIRRRYSVIRDGVHHYVDSSLGSTALREQERFPDPSANAEAGSLTAPMPGAVVRIEVIQGTRVQAGTPIVVLEAMKMEHTVRAPANGVVAAISVTAGDQVESGQVLAIVSVDDSE, encoded by the coding sequence GTGATAACCAAGCTGCTCATCGCCAACCGCGGCGAAATCGCTTCGCGCATCATCCGTACCGCGCGAGAGATGGACATCAAAACCGTCGCGGTGTACTCAGACGCCGACTGCCATGCACCGTATGTGGCGGCGGCCGACGAGTCGGTGCACCTGCCCGGGACGACACCGGGCGATACCTACCTGCGTGCCGACCTCATCCTGGACGCCGCCGGGCGAACCGGAGCCGACGCGATTCACCCAGGGTATGGATTCCTCTCCGAGAACGCGTCTTTCGCGGCCGCCTGCGGGGAGCGCGGTGTGATCTTCGTCGGGCCGAGCCCGGCCGCCATCACGGCGATGGGCTCCAAGGTCGCCGCAAAAGAACTCATGGCACAGGCCGGAGTCCCCGTTCTGCCGGGTACGACGGTCCAAAGCGGCGAGGATCTCGATGCCGAGCGGCTCGCCGATGCCGCCGAGAACATCGGCTATCCGATCCTGGTGAAGGCAGCATTCGGCGGTGGCGGGCGCGGCATGCGGATCGTGGCTGATGCCGACAGCCTGGTGGAGGCGGTGCAGAGCGCACAGCGCGAAGCTGCGTCGGCGTTTGGTGATGGCACCGTGTTTCTGGAGAAGTTCGTCCAGTCGCCACGGCACATCGAGGTGCAGATCTTCGGCGACGGCCACGGCACCGTCGTGCACCTCGGCGAACGGGAGTGCTCGATCCAGCGCCGATATCAGAAGATCATCGAGGAGGCGCCGTCCACAGCCGTCGACGCCGCACTGCGCGACGAACTCGGCCGGGCCGCCGTGGCGGCGGGGAAAGCGTTGGGCTACGAGGGCGCTGGCACCGTCGAATTCGTGATGGCACCCGACGGATCGTTCTATTTCCTGGAGGTCAACACCCGGCTGCAGGTCGAGCATCCGGTGACCGAGATGGTCACCGGCATCGATCTGGTGCGCGCTCAACTCCTGGTTGCCGCCGGTGAGCCGCTGCCGGTCGACATGATCGACGTGCAGCCGCGCGGCCATGCGATCGAGGTTCGCCTCTACGCTGAAGACGTTGCTGCCGGGTTCATTCCGGTATCCGGATCCTTGACGGTGTTGGACTTCCCCGATGTACCCGGCATCCGCGTGGACGCAGGATTCGAGTCGGGATCGGTGATCAGCACCTTCTACGATCCAATGCTGGCCAAGGTCATCGGATTCGCCGATACCCGGGATGCGGCCTGCTCGCGACTGGCCCGGGCTTTGACCGAGACCCGAGTCCATGGTGTCGCCACGAACCGTGACCTGCTTATCGGCATTCTGCGCGAACCGGAATTCCGTTCGGGTGCGATCGACACCGGTTACCTGCAACGCCACGACCCGGCTGTGCTCATGGGCGATCACCGTGATGCGGTTCAGATTCACGCCCTCGTCGCGGCGCTGGCGGACCAGGCGTACCGTCGCGCTACCACAGCGGTTCTGCCGGGGCTGCCCTCGGGCTTTCGTACCCTGCCCAGCTCCGACCAGAAGGTCAGCTTCACGCACGGTGATTGCACGATCGATGTCGGGTACCGCTTCGATCGCGGGAGGCTCAACGCAACCGTCGCGGGATGTGATCTCCCCGTTCGTGTTCTGGCGGCATCCGGAGAATCGGTCGACGCTGAGATAGCCGGAATTAGGCGGCGCTACAGCGTCATTCGGGATGGAGTGCACCACTACGTCGACAGCTCGCTAGGCTCGACCGCGCTGCGCGAACAGGAACGCTTCCCTGATCCGTCGGCCAACGCCGAGGCCGGATCCCTGACCGCACCGATGCCCGGAGCAGTGGTACGCATTGAGGTCATCCAAGGCACCCGGGTGCAAGCCGGCACCCCGATCGTCGTGTTGGAAGCGATGAAGATGGAACACACCGTGCGGGCACCCGCCAACGGCGTGGTCGCCGCGATCTCAGTGACCGCGGGTGACCAGGTCGAGTCCGGGCAGGTGCTGGCCATCGTCAGTGTGGACGATTCGGAATGA
- a CDS encoding flavin reductase family protein yields MSVTGEDYRAALRRHPAGVVIITLMSESGPVGFTATSFTSLSLDPPLVCFNITHTSSSITALRRARSIAVHLLGEEQHALAKRFSASAEQRFADAALWTTLETGEPLLLGTSTWLCATIDQMVPAGDSTLAIALVTRIHRDHAAPSPLLYHDGTYHRADVLKV; encoded by the coding sequence ATGAGCGTGACCGGCGAGGACTACCGCGCCGCGCTGCGTCGTCACCCGGCGGGCGTGGTCATCATCACTCTGATGTCCGAGTCCGGTCCGGTGGGATTCACTGCGACGTCGTTCACCTCGTTGTCGCTGGACCCACCGCTGGTGTGCTTCAACATCACGCACACCTCGTCGAGCATCACGGCCTTGCGCAGAGCACGTTCGATTGCCGTTCATCTGCTCGGCGAGGAGCAGCACGCGCTGGCCAAGCGGTTCTCGGCCAGTGCCGAGCAAAGATTCGCCGATGCCGCCCTGTGGACGACTCTGGAGACTGGTGAACCGCTGCTGCTGGGAACCTCGACGTGGCTGTGCGCCACTATCGATCAGATGGTCCCAGCGGGCGATTCCACATTGGCCATCGCACTGGTGACGCGGATCCATCGCGACCACGCGGCCCCGTCGCCACTGCTTTACCACGACGGTACATACCACCGCGCGGACGTGTTGAAGGTCTGA
- a CDS encoding LuxR C-terminal-related transcriptional regulator, with amino-acid sequence MTQLTMMWELVNGEPHRLAKLEECAAIDIDVSPELLVLDGMADELAQLSAGRLGAVRRHSELSAAALSAVLDALERTRAETVAEGVLDSAPRWLCGCGAFDRVMFSTVRGSVWTPETLYVRDETGQVALEIDEEIADLHIPLASPLVEAEVVRRRVPAMVNDAPNEQRTYEPLVRRTGCRDYVVAPVIAMSAVIGLLHADRREPVVTAIDRDLLRLYADGVGVAYERAILNGRAEQQRRSVAEVCDAAIRALTEFDEVPGISLAASATPTPTPAVPAPHQVDGHTSKPLARLTAREREVLALLASGATNAQLADRLTVAESTVKSHVKHILHKLKAGNRAAAIACYLRESRLDERRRK; translated from the coding sequence GTGACACAGCTCACGATGATGTGGGAGCTAGTTAATGGCGAGCCGCATCGGCTCGCGAAGCTCGAGGAGTGTGCCGCCATCGACATCGATGTCTCGCCTGAATTGCTCGTCCTAGACGGGATGGCGGACGAATTGGCCCAGTTGAGTGCCGGGCGTCTCGGTGCAGTGCGGCGGCACAGCGAACTGTCTGCCGCTGCGTTGAGTGCAGTTCTCGATGCTCTGGAACGGACGCGCGCTGAGACTGTCGCTGAAGGGGTTCTCGACAGTGCTCCGCGGTGGCTGTGCGGATGTGGCGCCTTTGACCGCGTGATGTTCTCGACGGTTCGTGGGTCGGTATGGACTCCGGAAACTCTGTATGTCCGCGATGAAACCGGGCAGGTCGCCTTGGAGATCGATGAGGAAATCGCCGATCTCCACATCCCGCTGGCATCGCCGCTGGTGGAGGCGGAGGTGGTTCGTCGGCGCGTGCCGGCCATGGTCAACGACGCCCCGAACGAGCAACGGACGTACGAACCGCTGGTGCGACGGACGGGCTGCCGTGACTACGTCGTGGCACCCGTGATCGCTATGTCGGCTGTCATCGGTCTGCTACACGCAGACCGCCGGGAGCCGGTCGTGACGGCGATCGACCGGGATCTCTTGCGGCTGTACGCCGACGGGGTGGGGGTTGCCTACGAGCGGGCCATTCTCAACGGACGTGCCGAACAGCAACGTCGCAGCGTCGCGGAAGTCTGCGATGCGGCAATCCGGGCCCTCACCGAATTCGACGAGGTGCCCGGCATTTCCTTGGCTGCGTCGGCAACCCCGACACCGACCCCGGCGGTGCCTGCGCCGCATCAGGTGGATGGGCACACGTCAAAACCGTTGGCGCGGTTGACCGCTCGTGAGCGAGAGGTGTTGGCGCTGTTGGCCAGTGGCGCCACCAACGCGCAGTTGGCCGACCGGCTGACTGTAGCGGAGAGCACGGTCAAATCCCACGTGAAGCATATTCTGCACAAGCTGAAAGCCGGCAACCGCGCCGCTGCCATTGCCTGTTATCTGCGAGAATCCCGACTAGATGAGCGACGGCGGAAATGA
- a CDS encoding TIGR03084 family metal-binding protein yields MGLDYPALLDDLREESDQLTTHLRDLTERHWDLPTPAAGWTIRDQVSHLAFFDDTARMAMSDPDRFRAEANRLMAGGMDFPDRIAAEHRDRPASELLPWFVDARERLLAAFASDDPRRRLPWFGPDMSVASSATARLMETWAHGQDVYDTLGLTHPPSPGLRSIAHLGVATFAFAHRLNELEIPEQPVRVALYSADGDVWAWGPEGAADQVTGSAEDFVLTVTQRRHWTETALDARGAVARRWLDIAQVFAGAPSRRSVSK; encoded by the coding sequence ATGGGACTCGATTATCCGGCCCTGCTCGATGACCTACGAGAAGAGTCCGATCAGCTCACTACACACCTGCGAGACCTCACCGAGCGGCATTGGGATCTGCCCACCCCCGCGGCAGGCTGGACGATTCGCGACCAGGTCAGCCATCTCGCTTTCTTCGATGACACGGCGCGGATGGCCATGAGCGATCCTGACCGGTTCCGGGCCGAGGCGAACCGACTCATGGCCGGTGGCATGGATTTTCCCGACCGAATCGCCGCTGAGCACCGGGACCGCCCGGCATCGGAGCTTCTCCCGTGGTTTGTCGATGCGCGTGAGCGACTGCTGGCCGCTTTCGCGAGCGACGACCCCCGCCGGCGCCTGCCGTGGTTCGGACCCGATATGAGTGTCGCATCGTCGGCGACTGCACGATTGATGGAGACCTGGGCCCACGGCCAAGATGTCTACGACACACTCGGTCTGACTCACCCACCCAGCCCTGGGCTACGCAGCATCGCCCATCTGGGTGTGGCGACCTTCGCCTTCGCGCACAGGCTCAATGAGTTGGAGATTCCCGAACAACCCGTCCGCGTCGCGCTGTACTCAGCGGATGGCGACGTGTGGGCGTGGGGACCCGAAGGCGCAGCCGACCAAGTGACCGGTAGTGCTGAGGATTTCGTGCTCACTGTCACCCAGCGGCGACACTGGACCGAGACGGCTTTGGATGCCAGGGGCGCAGTTGCACGTCGTTGGCTGGACATCGCGCAGGTGTTCGCCGGGGCCCCCAGCCGGCGCTCGGTGAGCAAATGA